In a genomic window of Methylovirgula sp. 4M-Z18:
- a CDS encoding DoxX family protein codes for MGATLSNLRTHALSLLRIFTGLLFLEHGTGKFFGFPAVEMFKGFDVTPSLSPLWFSGVLEIVGGLFLILGLFTRPVAFIMSGFMAAAYFMVHEPKDFFPVRNGGELAILFCFVCLYLVASGAGAWSIDHALGKEK; via the coding sequence ATGGGTGCCACCTTAAGCAACTTGCGAACGCACGCTTTGAGTCTGTTGCGCATTTTTACCGGCCTCTTGTTTCTGGAGCACGGCACCGGCAAATTTTTCGGCTTTCCCGCGGTCGAAATGTTCAAGGGCTTCGATGTGACGCCGAGCCTGTCGCCGCTGTGGTTCTCCGGCGTCCTCGAAATTGTCGGCGGCCTTTTTCTCATCCTCGGCCTGTTCACCCGGCCCGTTGCCTTCATCATGTCCGGCTTCATGGCGGCCGCTTATTTCATGGTGCATGAGCCAAAAGATTTCTTCCCCGTGCGCAACGGCGGCGAACTGGCCATTCTTTTCTGCTTCGTGTGTCTGTATTTGGTGGCCTCAGGTGCCGGTGCCTGGAGCATCGATCACGCCCTCGGCAAAGAGAAATAA
- a CDS encoding chromate transporter yields MDEPMIWQLVRRFALVSVLAFGGANAATPEIHRFVVDQLGWMNNSVFANLYAIAQAAPGPNVMFISIIGWHMAGLSGLIAATLAMNVPSSILAFGIGRVVAGMSASRWVTILRAGLAPIAVALLLANGVVMASAAYQTLLDGALTLLAALFVFYSRNNPLWALLAAVILRVGVAHLTA; encoded by the coding sequence ATGGATGAGCCGATGATCTGGCAGCTCGTGCGCCGTTTCGCGCTCGTGTCCGTGCTAGCCTTTGGCGGCGCCAACGCCGCGACACCGGAAATTCATCGGTTCGTGGTCGATCAACTCGGTTGGATGAACAACAGCGTATTCGCCAACCTCTATGCGATCGCCCAGGCCGCGCCGGGACCGAATGTGATGTTCATCAGCATCATCGGCTGGCATATGGCGGGACTTTCCGGCCTCATCGCGGCGACCTTGGCGATGAACGTGCCGTCGTCGATTCTGGCCTTCGGCATCGGGCGCGTGGTCGCTGGCATGAGTGCGTCGCGATGGGTTACGATTTTGCGCGCGGGCCTCGCGCCGATCGCCGTCGCGCTGCTCCTGGCCAATGGTGTCGTGATGGCCTCGGCGGCCTATCAAACGCTGCTTGATGGCGCGCTGACGCTGCTGGCAGCGTTGTTCGTGTTCTACAGCCGCAACAACCCGCTTTGGGCTCTGCTCGCCGCGGTGATTTTGCGCGTTGGCGTGGCGCATCTCACCGCGTGA
- a CDS encoding chromate transporter, with protein sequence MKLPASPPRPLELFLGFLKIGLLGFGGVAASARHVIVEERKWLDNKDYAEVLGLGQILPGANTVNAAVMIGDRFCGIPGAAASVSGLLAMPICILIGLAILYERYAALPDVALALQGAAAAAAGLAMGTALKMGKQLKRSMGGLVFGLIAFAAIGLLHLPLAPTVFVVAPLSVLAAYWESRHG encoded by the coding sequence ATGAAATTGCCCGCTTCGCCGCCGCGCCCGCTCGAATTGTTTCTCGGTTTTTTGAAGATCGGTCTGCTCGGATTTGGCGGCGTCGCGGCGAGCGCCCGCCACGTGATCGTGGAAGAGCGCAAATGGCTCGACAACAAAGATTACGCGGAAGTGCTCGGTCTCGGGCAGATCCTGCCCGGCGCCAACACGGTCAATGCGGCGGTGATGATCGGCGATCGGTTCTGCGGCATTCCGGGCGCCGCAGCCTCGGTGTCGGGGCTGTTGGCGATGCCGATCTGTATCCTGATCGGCTTGGCGATCCTCTACGAACGTTACGCCGCACTGCCGGATGTCGCGCTGGCCCTGCAAGGCGCGGCTGCGGCCGCGGCAGGCCTTGCCATGGGCACGGCGCTCAAAATGGGCAAGCAGTTGAAGCGCAGCATGGGCGGGTTGGTCTTCGGCCTCATTGCATTTGCCGCTATCGGCCTGTTGCACTTGCCGCTGGCGCCGACCGTTTTCGTCGTCGCGCCGCTCAGCGTTTTGGCCGCCTATTGGGAGAGCCGCCATGGATGA
- a CDS encoding SH3 domain-containing protein, with protein MKFHFAAALAGVALLTSASAAWAYEASTAVETKLRSTPGGRAVRTIPEADDINVLGCRKGWCHVTYDGHAGYIPVAAVTGREGGEGDVMYDAPPPPPDYYGPYGPYYTGPYNGGGVYIGGFGYHRW; from the coding sequence ATGAAATTCCATTTTGCTGCCGCACTTGCCGGCGTTGCATTGCTCACGAGCGCTTCGGCCGCATGGGCTTACGAGGCCAGCACGGCAGTCGAAACGAAACTTCGTTCGACGCCCGGCGGGCGCGCCGTGCGCACGATTCCCGAGGCCGACGACATCAACGTTCTGGGCTGCCGCAAGGGCTGGTGCCATGTGACCTATGACGGGCACGCAGGCTATATTCCGGTCGCCGCCGTCACGGGACGCGAGGGTGGCGAGGGCGACGTCATGTATGATGCCCCGCCACCGCCGCCGGACTATTATGGGCCGTATGGCCCCTATTATACCGGCCCCTACAACGGCGGCGGCGTGTATATTGGCGGATTCGGATATCACCGCTGGTGA
- a CDS encoding sulfur globule protein precursor: MVSSFRKIALGVATAAVIAGSFAATSTPAEARWWRYGGGWHHGWHHGWGWRGGYGWRGGYWGGPRVVYGGGPYRCWIRYTYWGPRRVCGW, translated from the coding sequence ATGGTTTCGTCGTTTAGAAAGATTGCCCTCGGCGTTGCCACCGCAGCCGTCATCGCGGGGAGCTTTGCTGCAACCTCCACGCCTGCGGAAGCGCGGTGGTGGCGTTATGGCGGTGGCTGGCATCATGGCTGGCATCATGGTTGGGGCTGGCGCGGCGGCTATGGCTGGCGCGGCGGCTATTGGGGCGGCCCGCGCGTGGTCTATGGTGGCGGCCCGTATCGCTGCTGGATCCGCTATACCTACTGGGGCCCGCGCCGGGTTTGCGGCTGGTAA
- a CDS encoding ATP-binding protein produces MTLPLISFVERPRLAWRIFARWVAERMPKGLFARSLLIVIVPIVGLQAAVTYFYMERYWQIVTYRLSDAVTRDIAALIELHKAYPKPEDEKVFERIAVDQLKFVDVEMLGQEPLPPVLPKPFFSLLDHVLSNQIRRQIRLPFWIDTVGQSSLVEVRIKLDDGVLRVFTRRSDAYASNSHVFILYMVGTSLVLILVALAFLRNQIRPISRLAEAAENFGKGRDVDYRPSGAREVRQAGYAFLAMRRRIERNIEQRTMMLNGVSHDLRTILTRFRLSLALMESGPDVDALENDIDEMSGMLEAYLAFARGDTGEAAVATDMRKFLDNLRDDAARLGHRVTASMRGNPLVILRPDAFRRLLLNLISNAQRYGDAIAIDAARDDRFFTVNIDDDGPGIPAHQREDVFRPFYRLDEARNQDEGGSGLGLAIARDIARSHGGDITLGESPLGGLRAVVRIPV; encoded by the coding sequence ATGACGCTGCCGCTGATCTCCTTTGTGGAACGTCCGCGACTCGCTTGGCGAATTTTCGCGCGGTGGGTCGCCGAGCGCATGCCGAAAGGGCTTTTTGCACGCTCGTTGCTGATCGTGATCGTGCCGATCGTCGGTTTGCAGGCGGCGGTCACCTATTTTTACATGGAACGCTATTGGCAGATCGTCACCTACCGGCTTTCGGATGCGGTGACGCGCGATATTGCGGCGCTGATCGAATTGCACAAAGCCTATCCGAAGCCCGAGGACGAGAAGGTCTTTGAGCGCATCGCCGTCGACCAGTTGAAATTCGTCGATGTGGAAATGCTTGGGCAAGAGCCGTTGCCGCCCGTTCTGCCCAAACCGTTCTTCTCGCTGCTCGACCATGTCCTGTCGAACCAGATCCGCCGGCAGATCCGCCTGCCGTTCTGGATCGACACGGTCGGGCAGTCGAGTCTCGTCGAGGTCCGCATCAAGCTGGATGACGGCGTGCTGCGGGTCTTCACGCGGCGCAGCGATGCCTATGCGTCGAACTCGCATGTGTTCATTCTGTACATGGTCGGCACGTCGCTCGTGCTCATCCTGGTGGCGCTGGCCTTCTTGCGCAATCAGATCCGGCCGATTTCGCGCCTGGCGGAGGCGGCGGAAAACTTCGGCAAGGGGCGCGATGTCGACTATCGGCCGTCCGGTGCGCGCGAGGTGCGACAGGCCGGTTACGCCTTCCTCGCCATGCGCCGCCGCATCGAGCGCAACATCGAGCAGCGGACGATGATGCTGAACGGCGTCAGCCACGATCTGCGCACCATTCTCACCCGCTTCCGCCTCTCGCTTGCCCTGATGGAAAGCGGCCCCGACGTCGATGCATTGGAAAACGATATCGACGAAATGAGCGGCATGCTCGAAGCCTATCTCGCCTTCGCGCGCGGCGATACGGGCGAAGCGGCGGTGGCGACCGACATGAGGAAATTCCTCGACAATTTGCGCGACGACGCGGCCCGTTTGGGCCATCGCGTCACCGCGAGCATGCGCGGCAATCCGCTCGTGATTCTGCGCCCCGACGCGTTCCGGCGCTTGCTGCTGAACCTGATCTCCAACGCCCAGCGGTACGGCGATGCGATCGCGATCGATGCGGCGCGCGACGACCGCTTTTTCACCGTCAATATCGACGACGACGGGCCCGGCATTCCGGCGCATCAGCGCGAGGATGTGTTCCGGCCGTTCTACCGCCTCGACGAGGCGCGCAATCAGGATGAAGGCGGCTCCGGCCTGGGCCTGGCCATCGCCCGCGATATTGCCCGCTCCCATGGCGGCGACATCACGCTGGGCGAGAGCCCGCTCGGCGGCCTGCGCGCCGTCGTGCGCATTCCTGTTTGA
- a CDS encoding response regulator: protein MSADASALPPLADDAAHLLIVDDDTRIRELLSRVMMKNGYRVTTAADTAEARTALKNLAFDLIVLDVMMPGENGLDFVAALRAGATGLSAPDVPVLMLTARAEPSDRVSGLERGVDDYLTKPFDPRELVLRIASILRRARPPSPLAPIEIVRFGAYTYDLMRGELTIDGDIIRLTDREREMLKMLAEKPGETVSREALGGVGFAANERTVDVQVNRLRRKIELDPANPRHLQTVRGLGYRLLTDK, encoded by the coding sequence ATGAGCGCCGACGCATCCGCCCTTCCGCCGCTGGCCGACGATGCCGCCCATTTGCTGATTGTCGATGACGACACGCGCATCCGCGAATTGCTGTCGCGCGTGATGATGAAGAATGGCTATCGCGTCACCACCGCGGCCGATACGGCAGAGGCGCGTACCGCGCTCAAGAATCTGGCCTTCGACCTGATCGTGCTCGACGTCATGATGCCGGGCGAGAACGGCCTCGACTTCGTCGCCGCCTTGCGCGCCGGCGCGACGGGCTTGAGCGCGCCCGATGTGCCGGTGCTGATGCTGACCGCGCGCGCCGAGCCGAGCGACCGGGTGAGCGGCCTCGAGCGCGGCGTCGACGATTATCTCACCAAGCCCTTCGACCCGCGCGAATTGGTGCTGCGCATCGCCTCGATCCTGCGCCGCGCCCGGCCGCCGTCGCCGCTCGCGCCGATCGAGATCGTGCGCTTCGGCGCCTACACCTATGATCTCATGCGCGGCGAACTGACGATCGACGGCGATATCATCCGGTTGACCGACCGGGAGCGCGAAATGCTGAAAATGCTCGCCGAAAAGCCGGGCGAAACCGTCTCGCGCGAGGCCTTGGGCGGCGTCGGCTTTGCTGCGAACGAGCGCACCGTCGACGTGCAGGTCAACCGCCTGCGCCGCAAGATCGAACTTGATCCCGCCAACCCGCGTCACCTGCAAACCGTGCGCGGCCTCGGCTATCGCTTGTTGACGGATAAATGA
- a CDS encoding MarR family winged helix-turn-helix transcriptional regulator has product MDGVRQKNSSRGGPAPLPVQTAPIYDLIELFFFAYRDFVGDADRLLEAYKFGRAHHRVLHFVNRQPGLTIAELLDILKITKQSLNRVLKELLDHAYVEQRAGATDRRQRLLFLTPQGQKLALDLAQLQSTRFARAMEEMGPQARGAVINFLLGMIDPHERTKVAGLVWGAGTQEE; this is encoded by the coding sequence ATGGACGGAGTACGGCAAAAGAATTCGTCGCGGGGAGGGCCGGCTCCCCTGCCGGTCCAGACGGCGCCGATCTACGATCTGATCGAATTGTTCTTTTTTGCCTATCGCGATTTTGTCGGCGACGCCGACCGGCTGCTCGAGGCCTATAAGTTCGGGCGCGCCCATCACCGCGTGCTGCATTTCGTCAACCGGCAGCCGGGTCTGACCATCGCCGAACTGCTCGACATTTTGAAAATCACCAAGCAGAGCCTCAACCGGGTGCTCAAGGAACTGCTCGACCATGCCTATGTCGAGCAGCGCGCCGGGGCGACCGACCGGCGCCAGCGCCTCCTCTTTCTGACGCCCCAAGGGCAGAAGCTCGCCCTCGATTTGGCGCAATTGCAGTCCACCCGTTTTGCCCGCGCGATGGAGGAAATGGGGCCGCAGGCCCGCGGCGCCGTCATCAATTTCCTGTTGGGGATGATCGACCCGCACGAGCGCACCAAGGTCGCGGGATTGGTTTGGGGGGCGGGAACGCAGGAAGAGTAG
- a CDS encoding branched-chain amino acid aminotransferase translates to MSILPFDKRDGVIWLDGKLVPWQEAKLHVLSHGLHYGSSVFEGERAYGGVIFKSREHSERFHRSAELLDFKIPYTIEELDAAKALVVKTNGFESCYVRPVAWRGSEMMAVAAQNATIHVAICTWDWPSMFDIAQKMKGIRLDIADYRRPDPKTAPCHSKAAGLYMICTISKHIAERKGYADAMMLDWQGRVAECTGANIFFTKDGVVHTPIADCFLNGITRQTVIDLAKRRGIDVIERRIMPEELASFNECFICGTGAEVTPVSEIGPYTFTPGNISRTLIEDYTAEVTPKAAQAA, encoded by the coding sequence ATGTCCATTCTGCCTTTTGATAAACGTGACGGCGTGATCTGGCTGGATGGCAAGCTCGTACCCTGGCAGGAGGCCAAGCTGCATGTGCTCAGCCACGGCCTGCATTATGGCTCTTCGGTGTTCGAGGGCGAGCGCGCCTATGGCGGCGTGATCTTCAAGTCGCGCGAACATTCCGAGCGCTTCCACCGTTCGGCCGAATTGCTCGATTTCAAAATTCCCTACACGATCGAGGAACTCGATGCCGCGAAAGCCTTGGTCGTGAAGACCAACGGCTTCGAGAGCTGCTATGTTCGCCCCGTCGCCTGGCGCGGCAGCGAGATGATGGCGGTCGCCGCGCAGAATGCGACCATTCACGTGGCGATCTGCACCTGGGATTGGCCGTCGATGTTCGACATCGCGCAAAAGATGAAGGGCATCCGCCTCGACATCGCCGACTACCGCCGCCCCGATCCGAAGACCGCGCCGTGCCATTCGAAGGCCGCCGGCCTCTATATGATCTGCACGATCTCCAAACACATCGCCGAGCGCAAAGGCTATGCCGATGCGATGATGCTCGACTGGCAGGGCCGCGTCGCCGAATGCACCGGCGCCAACATCTTCTTCACGAAGGACGGCGTCGTGCACACGCCGATCGCCGATTGCTTCCTGAACGGCATTACCCGTCAGACGGTGATCGATCTCGCCAAGCGCCGCGGCATCGATGTTATCGAGCGCCGCATCATGCCGGAGGAACTGGCGAGCTTTAACGAATGCTTCATCTGCGGCACAGGCGCGGAAGTGACGCCCGTCTCCGAGATCGGCCCGTATACATTCACGCCGGGCAATATCTCGCGCACACTGATCGAGGATTACACCGCCGAAGTGACGCCCAAGGCGGCGCAAGCTGCGTGA